A region from the Ctenopharyngodon idella isolate HZGC_01 chromosome 13, HZGC01, whole genome shotgun sequence genome encodes:
- the LOC127524721 gene encoding calpastatin isoform X1 — protein sequence MGQIITWIRGTRDQPALQDVAVEQQVLLTGYNHIESQQVTPTTTSQVSTAKPAQYEKGPTQSSTAAAAVKPGTSPATPAAPSVAASTAGAAGGGGPATTQKGPSQVTPQATVSKPTPATSAKVPTVSSATGPAGTTGGTGVKPTDPVKDKAQSTTVPSSKPGPAKVDPAVGKPSATAGAQKQTSAQKVQVEVGPPGAKVSTEDVDPFDALSGTLPSSQPLAPKVPKYTGPEITEPNIKPEKGVLCGERDDTLPPGYRKEDMEKKIPAGAPEKPKDVPKPISTDDALESLSSGFVSSAPPKKTDVKTETIGAVDVRSAGMSNFAPPPPSQQKQPATSQPATVTKSPAPPADKKAKLEISTQSTKPKTDESDSMSLDALSALGDTLGAPEPPKKSPELKPGQIVDEKKQTSEKGVLVGEREDTLPPGYRFSEEELMKYPPPKKEPSLNTDDALDILSEGFTAPVAAPVVKASVPPAQEKKKPDAVPEKTKDLPKETKKPDAVPEKTKDVPKETKKPAGVPEKTKDVPKHKVDEFSALDALAGDFVAPAQSASKVSSAAPKNVIPPGPKQKPETDEDAFSALGDTLGAPEPPKKQPELKPGDIVHEKDVTSEKRARDGEREDTLPPGYRFSEEELKKYPPPEKEPSLDPTEALDILSGDFTSPTVLSVPTPPVCSSSKPPAKHSDSASDFALDALAGDFVAPSSASKVQSAVSGPPHADRQLSEGTSSALDALSDTLGDIKAAPEPAPVPPKAIVKEKDIVEEKVSKPGERDDSLPPEYRFSEEERKAFISAKQKDVKPKQTSIDDTTALDMLSSDFSAVPAVKPSAPDAKHFIPEPTPPTHKATGPVLDELAGKLIPNLTDPKAKDSKPKAKGGKPKSKPKKQSVEDSSATDKQPGKVSSDVVPSSSTKGGNR from the exons TCTCAGCAGGTCACACCCACCACAACATCTCAGGTCTCCACAGCGAAACCTGCACAATATGAG AAAGGACCTACACAATCGTCTACTGCAGCCGCAGCTGTTAAACCCGGCACCAGCCCTGCAACCCCAGCAGCTCCTTCAGTAGCTGCATCTACTGCGGGAGCTGCAGGTGGTGGAGGCCCCGCCACCACTCAGAAAGGACCTTCTCAAGTCACGCCACAG GCGACAGTCTCTAAACCCACACCTGCGACTTCTGCTAAAGTCCCAACTGTGAGCTCCGCTACTGGACCTGCTGGAACGACAGGTGGAACAGGAGTGAAGCCTACAGACCCTGTGAAAGACAAGGCCCAG AGTACAACCGTTCCTTCATCCAAACCGGGACCTGCTAAAGTGGATCCGGCTGTTGGAAAGCCCTCAGCCACGGCTGGTGCCCAAAAGCAAACAAGCGCTCAAAAG GTGCAAGTGGAAGTGGGTCCTCCAGGAGCTAAAGTCAGTACGGAG GATGTAGATCCATTTGATGCCCTGTCTGGCACTTTACCATCATCACAACCTCTGGCTCCTAAAGTCCCAAAATACACTGGACCAGAGATTACAGAG CCAAATATAAAACCAGAGAAGGGTGTTTTGTGTGGTGAGAGAGATGACACACTGCCGCCCGGATACAGAAAGGAAGACATG gAAAAGAAAATACCTGCTGGAGCTCCTGAGAAGCCTAAAGATGTTCCAAAG CCAATAAGCACAGACGATGCGCTGGAGTCCCTCTCTTCTGGGTTTGTGTCTTCAGCTCCTCCTAAGAAGACAGATGTG AAAACTGAAACGATAGGAGCAGTCGATGTTCGTTCAGCAGGCATGTCCAACTTTGCTCCCCCTCCACCCTCTCAGCAG AAACAACCGGCGACGTCTCAACCTGCTACTGTAACTAAATCACCTGCTCCACCGGCTGACAAGAAAGCCAAACTGGAGATCTCCACACAATCTACTAAACCAAAGACAGATGAG TCAGACTCCATGTCGCTGGACGCTCTCAGCGCATTGGGCGACACACTGGGCGCTCCAGAACCACCCAAAAAATCACCTGAACTCAAACCTGGGCAGATAGTTGAT GAGAAGAAACAGACATCAGAGAAGGGTGTTCTTGTCGGGGAGAGAGAGGACACACTCCCACCAGGTTACAGATTCTCAGAGGAAGAGCTTATGAAATATCCTCCTCCTAAAAAAGAG CCCTCACTGAACACAGATGATGCACTGGACATTCTTTCTGAAGGTTTCACGGCCCCCGTGGCAGCACCTGTTGTTAAGGCATCTGTTCCTCCTGCACAG GAAAAGAAGAAACCTGATGCGGTTCCTGAGAAGACTAAAGATCTTCCTAAG GAAACAAAGAAGCCTGATGCGGTTCCTGAGAAGACTAAAGACGTTCCCAAG GAAACAAAGAAGCCTGCTGGGGTTCCTGAGAAGACTAAAGACGTTCCCAAG CATAAAGtggatgaattttcagcactgGATGCTCTGGCAGGTGATTTCGTGGCTCCCGCACAGTCTGCTTCTAAG GTTTCTTCAGCTGCTCCTAAAAACGTTATCCCTCCAGGCCCTAAGCAAAAACCAGAGACAGATGAG GATGCTTTCAGCGCTCTGGGCGACACACTGGGTGCACCAGAACCACCGAAAAAACAACCTGAACTCAAACCTGGGGACATCGTTCAT GAGaaggatgtgacatcagaaaagCGTGCTCGTGACGGGGAGAGAGAGGACACACTCCCACCAGGTTACAGATTCTCAGAGGAAGAGCTTAAGAAATATCCTCCTCCTGAGAAAGAG CCTTCCCTAGACCCTACTGAAGCTCTGGATATTCTGTCTGGAGATTTTACCAGCCCCACTGTCCTATCTGTTCCCACTCCCCCTGTTTGTTCTTCCTCTAAGCCTCCTGCTAAG CATTCAGATTCAGCTTCAGATTTTGCTTTAGATGCTCTTGCAGGTGATTTTGTCGCTCCTTCTTCTGCATCCAAAGTTCAGTCTGCTGTTTCTGGCCCTCCACATGCTGACAGACAG TTGTCAGAAGGTACCTCATCAGCTTTGGATGCCCTCTCAGACACTCTAGGAGACATAAAAGCAGCCCCTGAGCCCGCCCCTGTCCCGCCTAAAGCCATAGTTAAG GAAAAGGATATAGTGGAGGAGAAAGTTAGTAAACCAGGTGAGAGAGACGACAGCCTTCCACCAGAATATAGGTTCTCAGAGGAAGAACGCAAG GCATTTATATCAGCAAAGCAGAAAGACGTCAAACCAAAGCAG ACATCAATCGATGACACAACGGCCCTTGACATGCTGTCTAGTGATTTTTCTGCAGTACCGGCTGTGAAGCCCTCCGCACCTGATGCCAAACACTTCATCCCTGAACCAACACCGCCAACCCATAAG GCAACAGGTCcagtgttggatgagctggcaGGCAAATTGATTCCCAACCTGACTGATCCCAAAGCCAAAGACAGCAAACCAAAG GCAAAGGGGGGCAAACCAAAGTCTAAACCAAAG AAACAGTCAGTAGAAGATTCCTCAGCCACAGACAAGCAGCCCGGTAAAGTGAGCTCAGATGTGGTGCCTTCATCTTCCACAAAGGGCGGAAACAGATAG
- the LOC127524721 gene encoding calpastatin isoform X2, with product MPRRKRSHGPKKNDKNSDTSLQKVSVPQTSRFQSQQVTPTTTSQVSTAKPAQYEKGPTQSSTAAAAVKPGTSPATPAAPSVAASTAGAAGGGGPATTQKGPSQVTPQATVSKPTPATSAKVPTVSSATGPAGTTGGTGVKPTDPVKDKAQSTTVPSSKPGPAKVDPAVGKPSATAGAQKQTSAQKVQVEVGPPGAKVSTEDVDPFDALSGTLPSSQPLAPKVPKYTGPEITEPNIKPEKGVLCGERDDTLPPGYRKEDMEKKIPAGAPEKPKDVPKPISTDDALESLSSGFVSSAPPKKTDVKTETIGAVDVRSAGMSNFAPPPPSQQKQPATSQPATVTKSPAPPADKKAKLEISTQSTKPKTDESDSMSLDALSALGDTLGAPEPPKKSPELKPGQIVDEKKQTSEKGVLVGEREDTLPPGYRFSEEELMKYPPPKKEPSLNTDDALDILSEGFTAPVAAPVVKASVPPAQEKKKPDAVPEKTKDLPKETKKPDAVPEKTKDVPKETKKPAGVPEKTKDVPKHKVDEFSALDALAGDFVAPAQSASKVSSAAPKNVIPPGPKQKPETDEDAFSALGDTLGAPEPPKKQPELKPGDIVHEKDVTSEKRARDGEREDTLPPGYRFSEEELKKYPPPEKEPSLDPTEALDILSGDFTSPTVLSVPTPPVCSSSKPPAKHSDSASDFALDALAGDFVAPSSASKVQSAVSGPPHADRQLSEGTSSALDALSDTLGDIKAAPEPAPVPPKAIVKEKDIVEEKVSKPGERDDSLPPEYRFSEEERKAFISAKQKDVKPKQTSIDDTTALDMLSSDFSAVPAVKPSAPDAKHFIPEPTPPTHKATGPVLDELAGKLIPNLTDPKAKDSKPKAKGGKPKSKPKKQSVEDSSATDKQPGKVSSDVVPSSSTKGGNR from the exons TCTCAGCAGGTCACACCCACCACAACATCTCAGGTCTCCACAGCGAAACCTGCACAATATGAG AAAGGACCTACACAATCGTCTACTGCAGCCGCAGCTGTTAAACCCGGCACCAGCCCTGCAACCCCAGCAGCTCCTTCAGTAGCTGCATCTACTGCGGGAGCTGCAGGTGGTGGAGGCCCCGCCACCACTCAGAAAGGACCTTCTCAAGTCACGCCACAG GCGACAGTCTCTAAACCCACACCTGCGACTTCTGCTAAAGTCCCAACTGTGAGCTCCGCTACTGGACCTGCTGGAACGACAGGTGGAACAGGAGTGAAGCCTACAGACCCTGTGAAAGACAAGGCCCAG AGTACAACCGTTCCTTCATCCAAACCGGGACCTGCTAAAGTGGATCCGGCTGTTGGAAAGCCCTCAGCCACGGCTGGTGCCCAAAAGCAAACAAGCGCTCAAAAG GTGCAAGTGGAAGTGGGTCCTCCAGGAGCTAAAGTCAGTACGGAG GATGTAGATCCATTTGATGCCCTGTCTGGCACTTTACCATCATCACAACCTCTGGCTCCTAAAGTCCCAAAATACACTGGACCAGAGATTACAGAG CCAAATATAAAACCAGAGAAGGGTGTTTTGTGTGGTGAGAGAGATGACACACTGCCGCCCGGATACAGAAAGGAAGACATG gAAAAGAAAATACCTGCTGGAGCTCCTGAGAAGCCTAAAGATGTTCCAAAG CCAATAAGCACAGACGATGCGCTGGAGTCCCTCTCTTCTGGGTTTGTGTCTTCAGCTCCTCCTAAGAAGACAGATGTG AAAACTGAAACGATAGGAGCAGTCGATGTTCGTTCAGCAGGCATGTCCAACTTTGCTCCCCCTCCACCCTCTCAGCAG AAACAACCGGCGACGTCTCAACCTGCTACTGTAACTAAATCACCTGCTCCACCGGCTGACAAGAAAGCCAAACTGGAGATCTCCACACAATCTACTAAACCAAAGACAGATGAG TCAGACTCCATGTCGCTGGACGCTCTCAGCGCATTGGGCGACACACTGGGCGCTCCAGAACCACCCAAAAAATCACCTGAACTCAAACCTGGGCAGATAGTTGAT GAGAAGAAACAGACATCAGAGAAGGGTGTTCTTGTCGGGGAGAGAGAGGACACACTCCCACCAGGTTACAGATTCTCAGAGGAAGAGCTTATGAAATATCCTCCTCCTAAAAAAGAG CCCTCACTGAACACAGATGATGCACTGGACATTCTTTCTGAAGGTTTCACGGCCCCCGTGGCAGCACCTGTTGTTAAGGCATCTGTTCCTCCTGCACAG GAAAAGAAGAAACCTGATGCGGTTCCTGAGAAGACTAAAGATCTTCCTAAG GAAACAAAGAAGCCTGATGCGGTTCCTGAGAAGACTAAAGACGTTCCCAAG GAAACAAAGAAGCCTGCTGGGGTTCCTGAGAAGACTAAAGACGTTCCCAAG CATAAAGtggatgaattttcagcactgGATGCTCTGGCAGGTGATTTCGTGGCTCCCGCACAGTCTGCTTCTAAG GTTTCTTCAGCTGCTCCTAAAAACGTTATCCCTCCAGGCCCTAAGCAAAAACCAGAGACAGATGAG GATGCTTTCAGCGCTCTGGGCGACACACTGGGTGCACCAGAACCACCGAAAAAACAACCTGAACTCAAACCTGGGGACATCGTTCAT GAGaaggatgtgacatcagaaaagCGTGCTCGTGACGGGGAGAGAGAGGACACACTCCCACCAGGTTACAGATTCTCAGAGGAAGAGCTTAAGAAATATCCTCCTCCTGAGAAAGAG CCTTCCCTAGACCCTACTGAAGCTCTGGATATTCTGTCTGGAGATTTTACCAGCCCCACTGTCCTATCTGTTCCCACTCCCCCTGTTTGTTCTTCCTCTAAGCCTCCTGCTAAG CATTCAGATTCAGCTTCAGATTTTGCTTTAGATGCTCTTGCAGGTGATTTTGTCGCTCCTTCTTCTGCATCCAAAGTTCAGTCTGCTGTTTCTGGCCCTCCACATGCTGACAGACAG TTGTCAGAAGGTACCTCATCAGCTTTGGATGCCCTCTCAGACACTCTAGGAGACATAAAAGCAGCCCCTGAGCCCGCCCCTGTCCCGCCTAAAGCCATAGTTAAG GAAAAGGATATAGTGGAGGAGAAAGTTAGTAAACCAGGTGAGAGAGACGACAGCCTTCCACCAGAATATAGGTTCTCAGAGGAAGAACGCAAG GCATTTATATCAGCAAAGCAGAAAGACGTCAAACCAAAGCAG ACATCAATCGATGACACAACGGCCCTTGACATGCTGTCTAGTGATTTTTCTGCAGTACCGGCTGTGAAGCCCTCCGCACCTGATGCCAAACACTTCATCCCTGAACCAACACCGCCAACCCATAAG GCAACAGGTCcagtgttggatgagctggcaGGCAAATTGATTCCCAACCTGACTGATCCCAAAGCCAAAGACAGCAAACCAAAG GCAAAGGGGGGCAAACCAAAGTCTAAACCAAAG AAACAGTCAGTAGAAGATTCCTCAGCCACAGACAAGCAGCCCGGTAAAGTGAGCTCAGATGTGGTGCCTTCATCTTCCACAAAGGGCGGAAACAGATAG
- the LOC127524721 gene encoding calpastatin isoform X14: MAYAAYWASINSDTSLQKVSVPQTSRFQSQQVTPTTTSQVSTAKPAQYEVQVEVGPPGAKVSTEDVDPFDALSGTLPSSQPLAPKVPKYTGPEITEPNIKPEKGVLCGERDDTLPPGYRKEDMEKKIPAGAPEKPKDVPKPISTDDALESLSSGFVSSAPPKKTDVKTETIGAVDVRSAGMSNFAPPPPSQQKQPATSQPATVTKSPAPPADKKAKLEISTQSTKPKTDESDSMSLDALSALGDTLGAPEPPKKSPELKPGQIVDEKKQTSEKGVLVGEREDTLPPGYRFSEEELMKYPPPKKEPSLNTDDALDILSEGFTAPVAAPVVKASVPPAQEKKKPDAVPEKTKDLPKETKKPDAVPEKTKDVPKETKKPAGVPEKTKDVPKHKVDEFSALDALAGDFVAPAQSASKVSSAAPKNVIPPGPKQKPETDEDAFSALGDTLGAPEPPKKQPELKPGDIVHEKDVTSEKRARDGEREDTLPPGYRFSEEELKKYPPPEKEPSLDPTEALDILSGDFTSPTVLSVPTPPVCSSSKPPAKHSDSASDFALDALAGDFVAPSSASKVQSAVSGPPHADRQLSEGTSSALDALSDTLGDIKAAPEPAPVPPKAIVKEKDIVEEKVSKPGERDDSLPPEYRFSEEERKAFISAKQKDVKPKQTSIDDTTALDMLSSDFSAVPAVKPSAPDAKHFIPEPTPPTHKATGPVLDELAGKLIPNLTDPKAKDSKPKAKGGKPKSKPKKQSVEDSSATDKQPGKVSSDVVPSSSTKGGNR; this comes from the exons TCTCAGCAGGTCACACCCACCACAACATCTCAGGTCTCCACAGCGAAACCTGCACAATATGAG GTGCAAGTGGAAGTGGGTCCTCCAGGAGCTAAAGTCAGTACGGAG GATGTAGATCCATTTGATGCCCTGTCTGGCACTTTACCATCATCACAACCTCTGGCTCCTAAAGTCCCAAAATACACTGGACCAGAGATTACAGAG CCAAATATAAAACCAGAGAAGGGTGTTTTGTGTGGTGAGAGAGATGACACACTGCCGCCCGGATACAGAAAGGAAGACATG gAAAAGAAAATACCTGCTGGAGCTCCTGAGAAGCCTAAAGATGTTCCAAAG CCAATAAGCACAGACGATGCGCTGGAGTCCCTCTCTTCTGGGTTTGTGTCTTCAGCTCCTCCTAAGAAGACAGATGTG AAAACTGAAACGATAGGAGCAGTCGATGTTCGTTCAGCAGGCATGTCCAACTTTGCTCCCCCTCCACCCTCTCAGCAG AAACAACCGGCGACGTCTCAACCTGCTACTGTAACTAAATCACCTGCTCCACCGGCTGACAAGAAAGCCAAACTGGAGATCTCCACACAATCTACTAAACCAAAGACAGATGAG TCAGACTCCATGTCGCTGGACGCTCTCAGCGCATTGGGCGACACACTGGGCGCTCCAGAACCACCCAAAAAATCACCTGAACTCAAACCTGGGCAGATAGTTGAT GAGAAGAAACAGACATCAGAGAAGGGTGTTCTTGTCGGGGAGAGAGAGGACACACTCCCACCAGGTTACAGATTCTCAGAGGAAGAGCTTATGAAATATCCTCCTCCTAAAAAAGAG CCCTCACTGAACACAGATGATGCACTGGACATTCTTTCTGAAGGTTTCACGGCCCCCGTGGCAGCACCTGTTGTTAAGGCATCTGTTCCTCCTGCACAG GAAAAGAAGAAACCTGATGCGGTTCCTGAGAAGACTAAAGATCTTCCTAAG GAAACAAAGAAGCCTGATGCGGTTCCTGAGAAGACTAAAGACGTTCCCAAG GAAACAAAGAAGCCTGCTGGGGTTCCTGAGAAGACTAAAGACGTTCCCAAG CATAAAGtggatgaattttcagcactgGATGCTCTGGCAGGTGATTTCGTGGCTCCCGCACAGTCTGCTTCTAAG GTTTCTTCAGCTGCTCCTAAAAACGTTATCCCTCCAGGCCCTAAGCAAAAACCAGAGACAGATGAG GATGCTTTCAGCGCTCTGGGCGACACACTGGGTGCACCAGAACCACCGAAAAAACAACCTGAACTCAAACCTGGGGACATCGTTCAT GAGaaggatgtgacatcagaaaagCGTGCTCGTGACGGGGAGAGAGAGGACACACTCCCACCAGGTTACAGATTCTCAGAGGAAGAGCTTAAGAAATATCCTCCTCCTGAGAAAGAG CCTTCCCTAGACCCTACTGAAGCTCTGGATATTCTGTCTGGAGATTTTACCAGCCCCACTGTCCTATCTGTTCCCACTCCCCCTGTTTGTTCTTCCTCTAAGCCTCCTGCTAAG CATTCAGATTCAGCTTCAGATTTTGCTTTAGATGCTCTTGCAGGTGATTTTGTCGCTCCTTCTTCTGCATCCAAAGTTCAGTCTGCTGTTTCTGGCCCTCCACATGCTGACAGACAG TTGTCAGAAGGTACCTCATCAGCTTTGGATGCCCTCTCAGACACTCTAGGAGACATAAAAGCAGCCCCTGAGCCCGCCCCTGTCCCGCCTAAAGCCATAGTTAAG GAAAAGGATATAGTGGAGGAGAAAGTTAGTAAACCAGGTGAGAGAGACGACAGCCTTCCACCAGAATATAGGTTCTCAGAGGAAGAACGCAAG GCATTTATATCAGCAAAGCAGAAAGACGTCAAACCAAAGCAG ACATCAATCGATGACACAACGGCCCTTGACATGCTGTCTAGTGATTTTTCTGCAGTACCGGCTGTGAAGCCCTCCGCACCTGATGCCAAACACTTCATCCCTGAACCAACACCGCCAACCCATAAG GCAACAGGTCcagtgttggatgagctggcaGGCAAATTGATTCCCAACCTGACTGATCCCAAAGCCAAAGACAGCAAACCAAAG GCAAAGGGGGGCAAACCAAAGTCTAAACCAAAG AAACAGTCAGTAGAAGATTCCTCAGCCACAGACAAGCAGCCCGGTAAAGTGAGCTCAGATGTGGTGCCTTCATCTTCCACAAAGGGCGGAAACAGATAG
- the LOC127524721 gene encoding calpastatin isoform X4: protein MGQIITWIRGTRDQPALQDVAVEQQSQQVTPTTTSQVSTAKPAQYEKGPTQSSTAAAAVKPGTSPATPAAPSVAASTAGAAGGGGPATTQKGPSQVTPQATVSKPTPATSAKVPTVSSATGPAGTTGGTGVKPTDPVKDKAQSTTVPSSKPGPAKVDPAVGKPSATAGAQKQTSAQKVQVEVGPPGAKVSTEDVDPFDALSGTLPSSQPLAPKVPKYTGPEITEPNIKPEKGVLCGERDDTLPPGYRKEDMEKKIPAGAPEKPKDVPKPISTDDALESLSSGFVSSAPPKKTDVKTETIGAVDVRSAGMSNFAPPPPSQQKQPATSQPATVTKSPAPPADKKAKLEISTQSTKPKTDESDSMSLDALSALGDTLGAPEPPKKSPELKPGQIVDEKKQTSEKGVLVGEREDTLPPGYRFSEEELMKYPPPKKEPSLNTDDALDILSEGFTAPVAAPVVKASVPPAQEKKKPDAVPEKTKDLPKETKKPDAVPEKTKDVPKETKKPAGVPEKTKDVPKHKVDEFSALDALAGDFVAPAQSASKVSSAAPKNVIPPGPKQKPETDEDAFSALGDTLGAPEPPKKQPELKPGDIVHEKDVTSEKRARDGEREDTLPPGYRFSEEELKKYPPPEKEPSLDPTEALDILSGDFTSPTVLSVPTPPVCSSSKPPAKHSDSASDFALDALAGDFVAPSSASKVQSAVSGPPHADRQLSEGTSSALDALSDTLGDIKAAPEPAPVPPKAIVKEKDIVEEKVSKPGERDDSLPPEYRFSEEERKAFISAKQKDVKPKQTSIDDTTALDMLSSDFSAVPAVKPSAPDAKHFIPEPTPPTHKATGPVLDELAGKLIPNLTDPKAKDSKPKAKGGKPKSKPKKQSVEDSSATDKQPGKVSSDVVPSSSTKGGNR from the exons TCTCAGCAGGTCACACCCACCACAACATCTCAGGTCTCCACAGCGAAACCTGCACAATATGAG AAAGGACCTACACAATCGTCTACTGCAGCCGCAGCTGTTAAACCCGGCACCAGCCCTGCAACCCCAGCAGCTCCTTCAGTAGCTGCATCTACTGCGGGAGCTGCAGGTGGTGGAGGCCCCGCCACCACTCAGAAAGGACCTTCTCAAGTCACGCCACAG GCGACAGTCTCTAAACCCACACCTGCGACTTCTGCTAAAGTCCCAACTGTGAGCTCCGCTACTGGACCTGCTGGAACGACAGGTGGAACAGGAGTGAAGCCTACAGACCCTGTGAAAGACAAGGCCCAG AGTACAACCGTTCCTTCATCCAAACCGGGACCTGCTAAAGTGGATCCGGCTGTTGGAAAGCCCTCAGCCACGGCTGGTGCCCAAAAGCAAACAAGCGCTCAAAAG GTGCAAGTGGAAGTGGGTCCTCCAGGAGCTAAAGTCAGTACGGAG GATGTAGATCCATTTGATGCCCTGTCTGGCACTTTACCATCATCACAACCTCTGGCTCCTAAAGTCCCAAAATACACTGGACCAGAGATTACAGAG CCAAATATAAAACCAGAGAAGGGTGTTTTGTGTGGTGAGAGAGATGACACACTGCCGCCCGGATACAGAAAGGAAGACATG gAAAAGAAAATACCTGCTGGAGCTCCTGAGAAGCCTAAAGATGTTCCAAAG CCAATAAGCACAGACGATGCGCTGGAGTCCCTCTCTTCTGGGTTTGTGTCTTCAGCTCCTCCTAAGAAGACAGATGTG AAAACTGAAACGATAGGAGCAGTCGATGTTCGTTCAGCAGGCATGTCCAACTTTGCTCCCCCTCCACCCTCTCAGCAG AAACAACCGGCGACGTCTCAACCTGCTACTGTAACTAAATCACCTGCTCCACCGGCTGACAAGAAAGCCAAACTGGAGATCTCCACACAATCTACTAAACCAAAGACAGATGAG TCAGACTCCATGTCGCTGGACGCTCTCAGCGCATTGGGCGACACACTGGGCGCTCCAGAACCACCCAAAAAATCACCTGAACTCAAACCTGGGCAGATAGTTGAT GAGAAGAAACAGACATCAGAGAAGGGTGTTCTTGTCGGGGAGAGAGAGGACACACTCCCACCAGGTTACAGATTCTCAGAGGAAGAGCTTATGAAATATCCTCCTCCTAAAAAAGAG CCCTCACTGAACACAGATGATGCACTGGACATTCTTTCTGAAGGTTTCACGGCCCCCGTGGCAGCACCTGTTGTTAAGGCATCTGTTCCTCCTGCACAG GAAAAGAAGAAACCTGATGCGGTTCCTGAGAAGACTAAAGATCTTCCTAAG GAAACAAAGAAGCCTGATGCGGTTCCTGAGAAGACTAAAGACGTTCCCAAG GAAACAAAGAAGCCTGCTGGGGTTCCTGAGAAGACTAAAGACGTTCCCAAG CATAAAGtggatgaattttcagcactgGATGCTCTGGCAGGTGATTTCGTGGCTCCCGCACAGTCTGCTTCTAAG GTTTCTTCAGCTGCTCCTAAAAACGTTATCCCTCCAGGCCCTAAGCAAAAACCAGAGACAGATGAG GATGCTTTCAGCGCTCTGGGCGACACACTGGGTGCACCAGAACCACCGAAAAAACAACCTGAACTCAAACCTGGGGACATCGTTCAT GAGaaggatgtgacatcagaaaagCGTGCTCGTGACGGGGAGAGAGAGGACACACTCCCACCAGGTTACAGATTCTCAGAGGAAGAGCTTAAGAAATATCCTCCTCCTGAGAAAGAG CCTTCCCTAGACCCTACTGAAGCTCTGGATATTCTGTCTGGAGATTTTACCAGCCCCACTGTCCTATCTGTTCCCACTCCCCCTGTTTGTTCTTCCTCTAAGCCTCCTGCTAAG CATTCAGATTCAGCTTCAGATTTTGCTTTAGATGCTCTTGCAGGTGATTTTGTCGCTCCTTCTTCTGCATCCAAAGTTCAGTCTGCTGTTTCTGGCCCTCCACATGCTGACAGACAG TTGTCAGAAGGTACCTCATCAGCTTTGGATGCCCTCTCAGACACTCTAGGAGACATAAAAGCAGCCCCTGAGCCCGCCCCTGTCCCGCCTAAAGCCATAGTTAAG GAAAAGGATATAGTGGAGGAGAAAGTTAGTAAACCAGGTGAGAGAGACGACAGCCTTCCACCAGAATATAGGTTCTCAGAGGAAGAACGCAAG GCATTTATATCAGCAAAGCAGAAAGACGTCAAACCAAAGCAG ACATCAATCGATGACACAACGGCCCTTGACATGCTGTCTAGTGATTTTTCTGCAGTACCGGCTGTGAAGCCCTCCGCACCTGATGCCAAACACTTCATCCCTGAACCAACACCGCCAACCCATAAG GCAACAGGTCcagtgttggatgagctggcaGGCAAATTGATTCCCAACCTGACTGATCCCAAAGCCAAAGACAGCAAACCAAAG GCAAAGGGGGGCAAACCAAAGTCTAAACCAAAG AAACAGTCAGTAGAAGATTCCTCAGCCACAGACAAGCAGCCCGGTAAAGTGAGCTCAGATGTGGTGCCTTCATCTTCCACAAAGGGCGGAAACAGATAG